A single window of Psychromonas ingrahamii 37 DNA harbors:
- the ileS gene encoding isoleucine--tRNA ligase, translated as MSDYKSTLNLPKTGFPMRANLANREPNMLKNWYSNDLYGKIRAAKKGKKTFILHDGPPYANGDIHIGHSVNKILKDIIIKSKTLSDFDAPYIPGWDCHGLPIELKVEQKVGKPGKKISAAEFRKKCREYAARQVDGQRKDFKRLGVLGEWDKPYLTMDFGTEANIVRALAQVIKNDHLHKGSKPVHWCTECGSALAEAEVEYEDKLSPAIDVAFSAVDNEQVLNCFSAVTDNLGEGNVSAVIWTTTPWTLPANRAIALAQKVEYSLVQAGERRLIIATDLVADCLKRYGNEDFSTLAICKGIDLEKQLFNHPFLDLQVPAILADYVTVDAGTGCVHTAPGHGQDDYAVGLRYDLEVANYVADNGVFRDDTEFFAGLHVFKANDRVLEVLAERNALLCSIKLNHSYPHCWRHKTPIIFRATPQWFIAMDQKSLRADALAEIQAVKWIPSWGQQRIEKMVENRPDWCISRQRTWGVPITLFVHKETDELHPNSVEMMELIARKIEIDGIQAWWDLEPETLLGFEAEEYRKVTDTLDVWFDSGTTHASVVAKREEYTLESGEQAAADMYLEGSDQHRGWFQSSLMTSMAINNKAPYKEVLTHGFVVDGNGKKMSKSLGNVMSPQTVMNNLGADILRLWVASTDYTGEMTVSDEILNRSADSYRRIRNTSRFLLANLNGFDPTTDLVPNEEMVALDRWIVAQTLILQNDVIEAYESYSLHAVYQKLTHFCSIELGSFYLDIIKDRQYTAKADSNAHRSCQTALFHIAEALVRLMAPILSFTADEIWARLPGARDEFVFTTVWYDGLFSLSDNEALSSAAWSKLTLVRAEVNKALEIARKENAIGGGLEAEVILYASDEIATLLTTLEDELRFVLITSQAQVKPLADAPQLALKTEVTGLLVSVVKSAAPKCERCWHHREEVGQNKQHPELCGRCVTNIEGQGEIRKFA; from the coding sequence ATGAGTGATTACAAAAGTACATTAAACCTACCTAAAACAGGTTTCCCGATGCGTGCAAATCTTGCTAATCGTGAACCTAATATGCTGAAAAATTGGTACAGCAACGACCTTTACGGAAAGATCCGTGCAGCTAAAAAAGGTAAAAAAACATTTATTCTGCATGATGGTCCTCCCTATGCAAATGGTGATATTCATATCGGTCACTCGGTTAATAAAATTCTTAAAGACATTATTATTAAATCAAAAACATTATCTGATTTTGATGCACCCTATATCCCCGGTTGGGATTGTCATGGTCTGCCCATTGAGTTGAAAGTTGAGCAAAAAGTTGGCAAACCCGGTAAAAAAATCAGTGCCGCTGAATTCCGCAAAAAATGTCGTGAATATGCAGCGCGCCAAGTTGATGGCCAACGTAAGGATTTTAAACGTCTGGGTGTGTTGGGGGAGTGGGATAAACCCTATCTTACGATGGATTTTGGCACCGAAGCGAACATTGTTCGCGCGCTGGCGCAAGTGATTAAAAATGACCACCTCCACAAAGGCTCTAAACCTGTGCATTGGTGTACAGAATGCGGTAGTGCATTGGCTGAAGCCGAAGTTGAATATGAAGATAAACTATCACCGGCCATTGATGTCGCTTTTAGCGCGGTCGATAACGAACAAGTTTTAAACTGTTTTAGCGCTGTGACTGATAATCTGGGGGAAGGTAATGTCTCTGCTGTGATCTGGACAACCACGCCTTGGACACTGCCGGCTAACCGCGCCATTGCATTAGCACAAAAAGTAGAATACTCCTTAGTACAAGCAGGAGAGCGGCGTTTAATTATAGCGACGGATCTGGTGGCCGATTGTCTGAAACGTTACGGCAATGAAGATTTCAGCACCTTAGCTATCTGTAAAGGGATTGATTTAGAGAAGCAATTATTTAACCATCCCTTCTTGGACTTGCAGGTACCTGCCATTCTTGCTGATTACGTCACCGTTGATGCGGGTACTGGTTGTGTACATACCGCGCCAGGGCATGGTCAGGACGATTATGCTGTTGGTTTACGTTACGATTTAGAGGTTGCTAACTACGTTGCAGATAACGGTGTTTTCCGTGACGATACCGAATTTTTTGCAGGCTTACATGTGTTTAAAGCTAATGACCGGGTGCTTGAAGTATTAGCAGAAAGAAATGCATTACTGTGCTCTATCAAATTGAATCACAGTTACCCGCATTGCTGGAGACATAAAACGCCGATTATTTTTCGCGCTACGCCACAGTGGTTTATCGCCATGGATCAAAAAAGTTTACGCGCTGATGCGCTCGCTGAGATTCAAGCTGTTAAATGGATCCCAAGTTGGGGTCAACAACGTATCGAAAAAATGGTTGAGAACCGTCCTGACTGGTGTATCTCTCGTCAACGTACATGGGGTGTCCCTATTACCCTGTTTGTACATAAAGAAACCGATGAACTGCACCCAAACAGTGTTGAAATGATGGAGCTTATTGCGCGTAAAATTGAAATCGATGGCATTCAAGCATGGTGGGATTTAGAGCCGGAAACCCTGTTAGGTTTTGAAGCTGAAGAATACCGCAAAGTAACAGATACCTTAGATGTGTGGTTTGATTCCGGTACAACCCATGCTTCGGTTGTAGCAAAACGTGAAGAGTATACGTTAGAATCGGGTGAGCAAGCGGCAGCTGATATGTATCTTGAAGGTTCAGATCAACATCGGGGCTGGTTCCAGTCATCGTTAATGACCAGTATGGCAATTAACAATAAAGCACCTTACAAAGAAGTATTGACCCACGGTTTTGTGGTTGACGGCAACGGCAAAAAAATGTCCAAGTCGTTAGGCAATGTGATGTCTCCACAAACCGTTATGAATAATCTTGGCGCCGATATTCTGCGTTTATGGGTTGCTTCAACGGATTACACCGGTGAGATGACGGTTTCTGATGAAATACTTAATCGCAGTGCAGACAGTTACCGTCGTATCCGTAATACATCACGTTTCTTACTGGCTAACTTAAACGGTTTTGATCCAACCACTGATTTAGTGCCTAATGAAGAAATGGTTGCGCTGGATCGCTGGATTGTAGCGCAAACATTAATATTACAAAATGACGTTATTGAAGCCTACGAAAGTTATAGTCTGCATGCGGTTTATCAAAAGTTGACCCATTTCTGCTCTATCGAATTAGGTAGCTTCTACCTGGATATCATTAAAGATCGTCAGTACACAGCTAAAGCGGACAGTAACGCGCATCGCAGTTGTCAAACCGCATTGTTCCATATTGCAGAAGCGCTGGTACGTTTGATGGCACCCATTCTAAGTTTTACCGCCGATGAAATTTGGGCGCGTCTGCCGGGCGCACGTGATGAATTTGTATTCACCACGGTTTGGTATGATGGTTTATTTAGCCTGTCTGATAATGAAGCCTTGAGCAGTGCTGCATGGTCGAAGTTAACGTTAGTCCGTGCCGAGGTGAATAAGGCCTTAGAAATCGCCCGTAAAGAGAATGCTATTGGGGGTGGTTTGGAAGCCGAAGTTATCCTTTATGCGTCCGATGAAATAGCGACTTTATTAACCACCTTAGAAGATGAATTGCGTTTTGTTCTAATCACATCGCAAGCGCAGGTTAAACCCTTAGCAGATGCCCCGCAATTGGCTCTTAAAACTGAAGTGACTGGTTTATTGGTCTCTGTTGTTAAGAGTGCGGCGCCTAAGTGTGAGCGTTGTTGGCATCACCGGGAAGAGGTTGGACAAAATAAACAGCATCCTGAATTATGTGGTCGCTGCGTGACCAATATTGAAGGGCAGGGTGAAATCCGTAAATTTGCGTAA
- the ribF gene encoding bifunctional riboflavin kinase/FAD synthetase, which translates to MELLRGIHNIKASHQGCVLSIGNFDGVHLGHKAVLSRLLFEAKRLKVPATVLTFEPQPAELFSGENAPARLSRLRDKFVQLDQLGLDRLLCVSFNRKFANLSAQEFIEELLIKKLGVKFLVIGDDFHFGYQRKGDFELLKKAGEKYGFEVVDTHSLTQQEYRISSSRIRAALAAGDMRQAALMLGRKYSITGRVVHGRKLGRTIGVPTANLLLKRRVSPVSGVFVVSVLGIGNQIYQGVANIGQRPTVQGVRQQLEVHIFNFNANLYGLQLEVVLEEKIRDEVRFDSFAELKIQIDKDIKQARQWHLLHK; encoded by the coding sequence ATGGAATTATTACGCGGCATTCACAATATCAAAGCATCCCATCAGGGATGCGTTTTGAGTATTGGTAATTTTGATGGGGTACATTTAGGCCATAAAGCGGTGCTTTCTCGATTATTATTTGAGGCTAAGCGCCTGAAGGTACCTGCAACTGTTTTAACATTTGAACCGCAACCTGCTGAGCTGTTTTCCGGAGAGAATGCACCTGCTCGATTAAGCCGCTTACGTGATAAATTTGTACAACTTGATCAACTGGGGTTAGACAGGCTTTTATGTGTTTCATTTAACCGTAAGTTCGCTAATTTAAGTGCGCAAGAATTTATTGAAGAGTTGTTGATAAAAAAACTCGGTGTAAAGTTTTTGGTGATTGGTGATGATTTTCATTTTGGTTACCAGCGTAAGGGCGACTTTGAGTTGCTAAAAAAAGCCGGTGAAAAGTATGGCTTTGAGGTGGTTGATACCCACAGTCTGACGCAACAAGAATATCGTATTAGTAGCAGCCGTATTCGTGCGGCTTTGGCTGCGGGCGACATGCGACAAGCGGCATTAATGCTTGGCCGAAAATACAGTATTACCGGCAGAGTGGTACATGGACGAAAGTTAGGCCGTACTATTGGTGTACCCACTGCGAACCTGTTGTTAAAACGTCGAGTATCACCCGTTTCAGGTGTTTTTGTGGTCTCGGTGCTGGGCATTGGCAATCAGATTTATCAAGGTGTTGCTAATATTGGTCAGCGACCTACTGTGCAGGGCGTCCGTCAGCAGTTAGAAGTACATATATTTAATTTTAATGCGAACTTATACGGTTTACAGTTAGAAGTCGTATTAGAAGAAAAAATACGCGATGAAGTGCGCTTTGATTCATTCGCAGAATTAAAAATTCAGATCGATAAAGACATCAAGCAGGCCAGACAATGGCACTTGCTCCATAAATAA
- the murJ gene encoding murein biosynthesis integral membrane protein MurJ, protein MSKKLLRSGLIVSSMTLISRILGLLRDVVIANLMGAGAAADVFFFANKIPNFLRRLFAEGAFAQAFVPVLTEYEKQHSFDEVKKLVAAVSGTLGTIITIITILGVLGSSVITALFGFGWFLEWWNGGPDGQKFELASFMLKITFPYLWFITFTALSGAILNTLGKFAVAAFTPVFLNVAIISCAIFVSPHLQQPEIGLAIGVFLGGAIQFLFQIPFLHKEKLLVKPTWNWHHPGVVKIRVLMIPALFGVSVSQINLLLDTFIASFLQTGSISWLYYSDRLLEFPLGLFGIAIATVILPSLSSSHVTKSIDDFAKTLDWGMRMVCILGFPAMLGLIILAEPMLRVLFMRGEFVAHDVAMASMSLWAYGSGLLSFMMVKILAPGYYARQDTRTPVKYGMIAMGSNMVLNIIFAIPYGYVGLAIATSISATLNAGLLWFGLYQKGIYQRQKDSVSVLLRIIIAGLVMAAGLVAFNPALSEWSQLSWLEAALKLFYLIVAGAVLYLFALGLTGLRFRHFQIRMAK, encoded by the coding sequence GTGAGTAAAAAATTACTGAGATCAGGTTTGATCGTAAGCTCTATGACATTGATTTCTAGAATTTTAGGTCTGCTAAGAGATGTCGTCATAGCAAACTTGATGGGAGCGGGAGCTGCCGCCGATGTGTTTTTCTTTGCCAATAAAATTCCTAATTTTTTACGGCGTTTATTTGCTGAAGGTGCGTTTGCACAAGCATTTGTGCCGGTCTTGACGGAATACGAAAAACAACACTCTTTTGATGAAGTTAAAAAATTAGTTGCCGCTGTCTCCGGCACCTTGGGAACCATTATTACTATTATTACTATTCTCGGTGTGTTGGGATCTTCTGTGATCACCGCATTATTCGGTTTTGGCTGGTTTTTAGAATGGTGGAATGGCGGCCCGGATGGACAAAAGTTTGAGCTTGCCTCTTTTATGTTAAAAATAACCTTTCCCTATTTATGGTTTATTACCTTCACCGCTTTATCCGGGGCAATTTTAAATACTCTGGGTAAATTTGCTGTCGCCGCTTTTACGCCCGTCTTTTTGAATGTGGCAATTATCAGTTGTGCAATTTTTGTCTCCCCGCATTTGCAACAACCAGAAATAGGGTTAGCAATAGGCGTATTTTTGGGTGGGGCGATCCAGTTTCTTTTCCAGATCCCTTTTTTACATAAAGAAAAACTATTGGTTAAGCCTACTTGGAATTGGCACCATCCCGGTGTTGTAAAAATCAGAGTCTTAATGATTCCGGCATTATTTGGGGTATCTGTTAGCCAAATTAATTTATTGCTTGATACTTTTATTGCCAGTTTTCTGCAAACGGGATCAATCAGTTGGTTATATTACTCGGATCGTTTACTGGAATTTCCATTAGGGTTATTTGGTATCGCTATCGCAACGGTTATTTTACCGAGCCTGTCCTCATCTCACGTCACTAAATCAATCGATGATTTTGCTAAAACGCTGGATTGGGGGATGCGTATGGTCTGTATCTTAGGTTTCCCTGCGATGTTAGGGTTGATTATACTGGCGGAGCCTATGCTGCGTGTTTTATTTATGCGTGGTGAATTTGTTGCCCACGATGTTGCAATGGCATCAATGAGCTTATGGGCATACGGCAGTGGGTTATTGAGTTTTATGATGGTTAAAATATTAGCACCCGGATACTACGCACGCCAGGATACAAGAACGCCAGTAAAATACGGGATGATTGCTATGGGCAGTAATATGGTTTTGAACATTATTTTTGCTATCCCCTATGGTTACGTCGGTTTGGCTATTGCAACCTCAATTTCAGCGACTTTAAATGCAGGCTTGTTATGGTTTGGTTTATACCAAAAAGGTATTTACCAAAGACAAAAAGACAGTGTGTCGGTACTACTGCGAATTATCATTGCGGGTTTAGTGATGGCCGCAGGTTTAGTTGCCTTTAATCCAGCATTATCAGAGTGGAGTCAACTGTCGTGGCTGGAAGCTGCATTAAAACTGTTTTATTTAATCGTGGCAGGTGCAGTCTTGTATTTGTTTGCTTTAGGGTTGACCGGATTACGCTTTAGGCATTTTCAGATAAGAATGGCTAAATGA
- the rpsT gene encoding 30S ribosomal protein S20 → MANIKSAKKRALQSEKSRKHNASRRTMMRTFIKKVVVAIEAANKEVATAEFVKLQSVLDSYATKGLINKNTAARKKSRLSAKIKAL, encoded by the coding sequence TTGGCTAATATCAAGTCTGCTAAAAAACGTGCTTTACAATCTGAAAAGAGCCGTAAACATAATGCCAGCCGTCGTACAATGATGCGTACTTTCATCAAGAAAGTTGTTGTTGCTATCGAAGCTGCGAATAAAGAAGTTGCTACCGCTGAGTTTGTAAAACTGCAATCAGTTTTAGATAGCTACGCAACTAAAGGCTTAATTAACAAAAATACTGCTGCTCGTAAGAAAAGCCGTCTTTCTGCAAAAATCAAAGCACTATAA
- a CDS encoding DUF4404 family protein has translation MAIKKVKSEVEKLSAILDEDLIADKCTAGDLRQVHDQLQEAIKSGDPAKLIRDKKIAQQLIVFEETNPVVGKVIKDLILALSSMGI, from the coding sequence ATGGCGATTAAAAAAGTTAAATCAGAAGTTGAAAAGTTATCGGCCATTTTGGACGAGGATCTTATTGCTGATAAATGCACTGCCGGAGACTTACGGCAGGTACATGATCAGCTTCAAGAGGCTATAAAATCTGGTGATCCGGCAAAATTGATCCGGGATAAAAAAATTGCCCAGCAACTGATTGTTTTTGAAGAAACTAATCCGGTTGTTGGTAAGGTGATTAAAGACCTCATTTTAGCCCTTTCCAGCATGGGAATATAA
- the epmA gene encoding elongation factor P--(R)-beta-lysine ligase: MSWKPSASIKELKQRAKILQAIRHFFITRGLLEVETPILSQAGVTDIHLFCFQTHFMGPQISSSKPEAQGTPLYLQTSPEFHMKRLLSAGSGCIFQISKVFRNEESGRFHNPEFTLLEWYRVGFDHFRLMDEMDQLLQFILKSETARRCTYQNAFLEVLAVDPLTASLEQLKTSGEKLNLGEVLSEEPDRDTVLQLLFCIAIEPVIAQHKPCFIYNFPASQAALARISPTDKRVAERFEVYFQGIELANGFHELSDGQEQLRRFQADNRLRSRKGLAQMPIDGNFISSLATLPDCAGVALGVDRLVMLACEKKHIDDVISFTIKGA; this comes from the coding sequence ATGAGCTGGAAACCAAGTGCATCGATAAAAGAATTAAAACAACGGGCAAAAATATTACAGGCTATTCGGCATTTTTTTATAACACGCGGATTATTAGAAGTGGAGACGCCGATCTTAAGCCAGGCGGGTGTGACGGATATCCACTTGTTTTGTTTTCAAACCCATTTTATGGGGCCACAAATATCCTCATCAAAGCCGGAAGCACAGGGTACCCCGCTCTATCTGCAAACGTCGCCTGAATTTCATATGAAGCGTCTTTTGTCTGCCGGTAGTGGGTGTATTTTTCAAATAAGTAAAGTCTTTCGCAATGAAGAATCGGGACGATTCCATAATCCTGAATTTACCTTACTGGAATGGTACCGGGTTGGATTTGACCATTTTCGTTTAATGGATGAAATGGATCAGTTATTACAATTTATTCTTAAATCTGAAACTGCGCGTCGTTGTACCTATCAGAATGCTTTTTTAGAAGTATTAGCGGTTGATCCTCTCACTGCGAGTCTTGAACAATTGAAGACTTCAGGAGAAAAGCTTAATCTGGGGGAGGTCTTAAGTGAAGAACCCGATCGGGATACTGTACTGCAGCTATTATTTTGTATTGCTATTGAACCTGTTATTGCGCAACACAAGCCCTGTTTTATTTATAATTTTCCGGCTTCACAAGCAGCATTGGCAAGAATAAGTCCCACTGATAAGCGTGTCGCAGAACGTTTTGAGGTTTATTTTCAAGGCATTGAGCTGGCTAATGGTTTTCATGAATTAAGTGACGGGCAAGAGCAGTTAAGACGTTTTCAGGCAGATAATCGTTTACGCTCACGAAAGGGGCTTGCGCAAATGCCGATTGATGGGAACTTTATCTCGTCGCTAGCGACGTTACCCGATTGTGCCGGTGTTGCCTTAGGAGTCGATCGCTTGGTAATGCTTGCCTGCGAGAAAAAACATATTGATGATGTTATCAGTTTTACAATTAAAGGAGCCTGA
- the frdA gene encoding fumarate reductase (quinol) flavoprotein subunit: MQIIQTDVAIIGAGGSGLRAAIEIAKNHPELDIALISKVYPMRSHTVAAEGGAAGVVQGHDSLDNHFNDTVSGGDWLCEQDVVEYFVENAAKQLTQLEHWGCPWSRKEDGSINVRAFGGMKIERTWFAADKSGFHILHTLFQTSLQHPKIRRFDEHFCLDLIVEDNKIQGIVILDIAEGEVKLIQAKSVIMATGGAGRVYSYNTNGGIVTGDGMSLAYRHGVALRDMEFVQYHPTGLPGSGILMTEGCRGEGGILVNKNGYRYLQDYGLGPEVPVGQTKNKHMELGPRDKLSQCFWQEQQKGNVFEGERGDYIHMDLRHLGEDKINERLPLIRELAKAYAGVDPVYDPIPVRPTVHYTMGGIETNAKTATSLAGLYAIGECASIGLHGANRLGSNSLTELAVFGQLGGQEAANYALNTEHQEIAPLKKQADAILARTEALLHSEGTEKMADIRLEMGDCMEEGVGIYRTKELMQKTIDKLAELKERYKNIKIVDKSSVFNTEFLYAIELGYLLDSAEAMAHSAINREESRGSHQRIDDFDKRDDQNFLKHSLAYYQADKAPKIKYSAVTITKSQPAERVYGEASDKANAAAEKAQAASAQEEV, translated from the coding sequence GTGCAGATAATTCAAACAGATGTTGCCATTATTGGTGCCGGCGGCTCAGGCCTTCGAGCCGCTATTGAAATTGCAAAAAACCATCCAGAGCTCGATATCGCATTAATATCCAAGGTTTATCCGATGCGCAGCCATACCGTTGCAGCTGAAGGTGGCGCGGCAGGCGTTGTTCAAGGTCATGATTCATTGGATAACCACTTCAATGATACTGTCTCCGGCGGAGATTGGTTATGCGAACAGGATGTTGTTGAGTATTTTGTAGAGAATGCCGCCAAACAACTTACCCAACTTGAACATTGGGGCTGTCCGTGGAGCCGTAAAGAGGATGGCTCGATTAATGTCCGTGCATTCGGGGGGATGAAAATAGAACGTACTTGGTTCGCTGCCGATAAAAGTGGCTTCCATATTCTGCACACTCTTTTTCAAACCTCACTTCAGCACCCCAAAATCAGACGCTTTGATGAGCATTTCTGCCTGGATTTGATTGTTGAAGACAACAAAATCCAAGGTATTGTGATCCTTGATATTGCCGAAGGTGAAGTAAAACTGATCCAGGCTAAATCGGTAATTATGGCAACCGGCGGCGCAGGTCGCGTATACAGCTATAATACCAATGGCGGCATTGTCACCGGTGATGGCATGTCCCTCGCTTATCGGCACGGTGTTGCGCTCCGTGACATGGAGTTTGTGCAGTATCATCCGACGGGTTTACCGGGCAGTGGTATTTTAATGACCGAAGGTTGTCGTGGTGAAGGGGGTATCTTAGTCAATAAAAATGGTTACCGTTATCTGCAAGATTATGGATTGGGGCCTGAAGTACCCGTCGGACAGACTAAAAACAAACACATGGAACTTGGACCACGTGACAAACTCAGTCAATGTTTCTGGCAGGAGCAGCAAAAAGGTAATGTCTTTGAAGGAGAACGCGGAGACTATATTCATATGGATCTTCGCCACTTGGGTGAAGATAAAATTAATGAACGCCTGCCACTTATCCGTGAACTGGCAAAAGCCTATGCCGGAGTCGATCCTGTTTATGACCCCATCCCTGTGCGCCCTACCGTACATTATACAATGGGGGGTATCGAAACGAACGCGAAAACGGCAACCAGTCTGGCTGGGTTATATGCAATAGGCGAATGTGCTTCTATTGGTTTGCATGGTGCCAACCGTTTGGGCTCGAATTCGTTAACTGAGCTTGCCGTATTTGGCCAGTTAGGCGGGCAGGAAGCTGCAAATTATGCACTTAATACAGAACACCAGGAAATAGCGCCTTTAAAAAAACAGGCCGATGCTATTTTGGCCCGCACAGAAGCCTTATTGCACAGTGAAGGCACTGAAAAGATGGCAGACATCCGCTTAGAAATGGGCGACTGCATGGAAGAGGGGGTTGGCATTTATCGCACCAAAGAACTAATGCAAAAAACCATCGATAAACTTGCCGAACTTAAAGAGCGCTATAAAAACATTAAGATTGTTGATAAATCCAGTGTGTTTAATACTGAGTTTTTATATGCCATTGAATTGGGATATTTACTCGACAGCGCAGAAGCAATGGCACACAGTGCAATAAATCGGGAAGAGTCGCGCGGGTCACATCAGCGCATTGACGATTTTGATAAACGTGATGACCAAAACTTCTTAAAACATTCACTGGCATATTATCAAGCGGATAAAGCACCCAAAATAAAGTATTCCGCCGTGACAATTACCAAAAGCCAGCCCGCTGAACGTGTTTATGGTGAAGCATCGGACAAAGCAAACGCTGCTGCTGAGAAAGCACAAGCTGCGTCTGCACAGGAGGAAGTTTAA
- a CDS encoding succinate dehydrogenase/fumarate reductase iron-sulfur subunit: MNASTITIDVLRYRPEMDEKPFTQSFEVPYSPDLSVLESLQYIKDHLDSTVSFRWSCRMAICGSCGMMVNGVPKLGCKVFLRDYFPKKVSLAPLANFPIERDLVVVMDDFIDKLESVKPYLIPEKEKDLAEGPHRQTPLQMEKFKQFSMCINCGLCYAACPQYALDKKFTGPAALALLARYNRDSRDNGEAERMKIVNQEEGVWGCTFVGYCSVVCPKDVDPAAAIQLLKVDSSKDYLIGMFKPD; this comes from the coding sequence ATGAACGCATCAACTATTACAATAGATGTACTGAGATACCGCCCCGAAATGGATGAAAAACCATTTACTCAATCTTTTGAAGTCCCCTACAGCCCAGACTTATCTGTTTTGGAATCCCTGCAATATATTAAAGATCATCTGGATAGCACGGTTAGTTTCCGCTGGTCTTGCCGTATGGCGATTTGTGGCAGCTGCGGAATGATGGTAAATGGCGTTCCTAAATTAGGCTGTAAAGTATTCCTGCGTGATTATTTTCCAAAGAAAGTCAGTTTAGCACCCTTGGCTAACTTCCCTATTGAACGCGATTTGGTGGTCGTCATGGATGACTTTATCGATAAATTAGAGTCCGTTAAACCCTATCTTATACCTGAAAAAGAAAAAGATTTAGCCGAAGGCCCTCATCGGCAAACACCTTTACAGATGGAAAAATTTAAACAGTTTTCAATGTGCATAAATTGCGGCTTATGTTACGCCGCCTGCCCGCAATATGCCTTAGACAAGAAGTTTACCGGCCCTGCGGCTCTTGCATTGCTAGCGCGATACAACCGCGACAGTCGAGATAATGGTGAAGCTGAGCGGATGAAAATAGTCAATCAGGAAGAAGGTGTTTGGGGTTGCACTTTTGTTGGATATTGCTCGGTAGTTTGCCCTAAAGATGTTGATCCGGCTGCAGCCATTCAACTGCTTAAAGTGGACAGCAGTAAAGATTATTTAATTGGTATGTTTAAACCAGATTAA
- the frdD gene encoding fumarate reductase subunit FrdD, whose translation MSNTTEKIYTRSHEPIFWGLFGAGGMLTAFLTPVMILITGILIPLGLIDSKNLSYEKVHHFATSWYGAAIVLVLVALPLWHTLHRIYHGLHDIGIKRGRDLQQVFCYGFAFAVSVFVFTLLLQMF comes from the coding sequence ATGTCTAATACAACAGAGAAAATCTATACACGTTCACATGAACCCATTTTCTGGGGGTTATTTGGTGCGGGAGGAATGCTCACCGCGTTCCTGACACCCGTCATGATTTTGATTACCGGTATTCTAATTCCGCTTGGTTTAATAGATAGTAAGAACCTTAGTTATGAAAAAGTGCATCACTTTGCCACAAGCTGGTACGGTGCAGCTATTGTATTAGTGCTGGTTGCTTTACCTTTATGGCATACCCTGCATCGTATTTACCATGGGTTACACGATATAGGCATAAAACGAGGACGAGATTTGCAACAGGTTTTCTGTTACGGGTTTGCTTTTGCGGTCAGTGTCTTTGTCTTTACTCTGCTGCTGCAGATGTTCTAG
- the efp gene encoding elongation factor P codes for MGTYNTSEFKGGLKFMLDNEPCAIIENEFVKPGKGQAFSRVKLRKLLSGKVIEKTFKSGETVESADVMDIELSYLYSDDQFYHFMNNETFEQIAADVKAVGDMAKWLVEQDICTITTWNDNPIVVTPPNFVELEVTDTDPGLKGDTAGTGGKPATLATGALIRVPLFIQIGDMVKVDTRSGEYVSRVKK; via the coding sequence ATGGGAACGTATAATACCAGTGAATTCAAAGGCGGGCTAAAATTTATGCTTGATAACGAGCCTTGTGCAATTATCGAGAATGAATTTGTTAAACCAGGTAAAGGTCAGGCGTTTAGCCGTGTTAAACTGCGCAAACTTTTATCGGGTAAGGTGATTGAAAAAACCTTTAAATCTGGCGAAACAGTTGAATCTGCTGATGTCATGGATATTGAGCTTTCATATCTCTACAGCGATGATCAGTTTTACCATTTTATGAATAACGAGACTTTTGAACAAATTGCGGCAGATGTAAAAGCGGTCGGTGATATGGCTAAATGGTTGGTTGAGCAGGATATCTGTACTATCACTACCTGGAACGATAATCCAATAGTGGTAACACCCCCTAATTTTGTTGAACTGGAAGTGACAGATACGGATCCGGGACTTAAAGGAGATACTGCCGGTACGGGTGGTAAACCTGCTACCTTGGCAACAGGTGCGCTTATTCGAGTGCCTTTATTTATTCAGATTGGTGATATGGTCAAAGTTGATACGCGCAGCGGTGAATATGTCAGCCGGGTTAAAAAATAA